In one window of Gossypium arboreum isolate Shixiya-1 chromosome 4, ASM2569848v2, whole genome shotgun sequence DNA:
- the LOC108458080 gene encoding uncharacterized protein LOC108458080 encodes MATRLARKLPSSFSAFSSSTITKLTSGISPPSMSHGGPGLRCASSSSSSSSSTTTTGSNSSSSKREKKITDRLSAVIDAVNDRKLPPELRGQRNNVRSETDIINVVEQRIWHSMEEGQFENLAGKGKPLNLNTNPHADPAEDTLYRILSKNGCAPEWVELNKEIRNKVSEWRVALKKAWTSKCNGNDEEKWIERCESLKKQLRDINDKVFRYNLIVPFGRQMFGLKWEKEVARLEE; translated from the exons ATGGCCACCCGGCTAGCGAGAAAGCTGCCATCATCGTTCTCGGCGTTTTCCTCATCTACGATTACCAAATTGACGTCGGGCATCTCACCTCCGTCGATGAGCCATGGCGGACCCGGACTCAGGTGTGCctcctcttcctcttcctcttcctcATCAACAACAACGACTGGATCAAATTCTTCATCTTCTAAGCGTGAGAAGAAGATAACAGACCGTCTATCAGCCGTCATAGACGCCGTCAACGACCGTAAACTCCCTCCCGAGCTCCGTGGCCAACGCAACAACGTtag ATCGGAAACCGACATCATCAACGTAGTTGAGCAAAGAATATGGCATTCAATGGAAGAGGGTCAGTTCGAGAATTTAGCAGGGAAAGGTAAACCTCTTAACCTTAACACAAATCCTCATGCAGATCCAGCTGAAGACACCCTTTATAGGATACTCTCGAAGAACGGATGTGCTCCGGAGTGGGTAGAACTTAACAAGGAGATCAGGAACAAAGTATCCGAATGGCGAGTCGCTTTGAAGAAAGCATGGACAAGCAAATGCAAtggaaatgatgaagaaaaatggATTGAGCGTTGTGAATCTTTGAAGAAGCAATTACGTGACATTAACGATAAG GTTTTCCGGTATAATTTGATTGTTCCGTTCGGCCGCCAAATGTTCGGATTGAAATGGGAAAAAGAAGTGGCCCGCCTTGAAGAATAA